Proteins co-encoded in one Prescottella sp. R16 genomic window:
- a CDS encoding DUF1416 domain-containing protein has translation MCGAPVQTQTLPAGVNVETETVITGRVLDTAGQPVGGAFVRLLDSTDEFTAEVVASATGDFRFFAAPGDWKVRALSAAGNGDVRISPSAPGVHSVDVTVTK, from the coding sequence ATGTGCGGAGCACCTGTTCAGACCCAGACCCTGCCCGCAGGCGTCAACGTCGAGACGGAAACGGTCATCACCGGCCGCGTCCTCGACACCGCCGGCCAGCCGGTCGGTGGCGCGTTCGTCCGCCTCCTCGACAGCACCGACGAGTTCACCGCCGAGGTCGTCGCCTCCGCGACCGGCGACTTCCGCTTCTTCGCCGCCCCCGGCGACTGGAAGGTCCGCGCCCTCTCCGCCGCCGGCAACGGCGACGTGCGCATCAGCCCGTCCGCCCCCGGCGTGCACAGCGTGGACGTGACCGTCACCAAGTAG
- a CDS encoding endonuclease/exonuclease/phosphatase family protein, whose protein sequence is MHLPRHIGRATGTVGALCALYGAAGLLASTVPVENRFVVLLAGRTPSLLLMALFGAVVATLGRRWLAAAACLVVCTLGVWLLAPLYLPGAGGISPTATGPTVRVMQANVKVGQADPEALVHTVRDRGVDVLTVQELTDESIEALDVAGLDDVLPHRFVVSYGPGGQGGGIYSRFPLANTRNLPGFLSANLAADIEVGLREPLALLMVHPAPAYLFPAQLWAAELRGIHDEMLAVAGRDNVVVSGDFNADYTQPQYRALLTDGYADAADQVGAGLVPTMPASRWYPAVTGIDRVVTKGAVVTSLERIDIAGSDHHGLVADVGLSTDGS, encoded by the coding sequence GTGCACCTGCCGCGACACATCGGACGAGCCACCGGAACGGTCGGCGCCCTGTGCGCGCTGTACGGGGCGGCGGGACTGCTCGCATCGACCGTCCCCGTGGAGAACCGGTTCGTCGTCCTGCTGGCCGGCCGGACGCCGTCGCTGCTCCTGATGGCACTCTTCGGCGCCGTCGTCGCCACGCTCGGCCGCCGCTGGCTCGCGGCCGCCGCGTGTCTCGTGGTCTGCACGCTGGGCGTGTGGCTGCTCGCCCCGCTGTACCTCCCGGGTGCCGGCGGCATCTCCCCCACTGCCACCGGCCCGACCGTTCGCGTGATGCAGGCCAACGTCAAAGTGGGGCAGGCCGATCCGGAAGCGCTCGTCCACACGGTCCGGGATCGCGGCGTGGACGTCCTGACCGTGCAGGAACTGACCGACGAATCGATCGAGGCGCTGGACGTCGCCGGTCTGGACGACGTGCTTCCGCATCGGTTCGTGGTGTCGTACGGGCCGGGTGGACAGGGCGGCGGGATCTACAGCCGGTTCCCGTTGGCGAACACACGCAACCTGCCGGGCTTCCTCTCCGCCAACCTCGCCGCCGACATAGAGGTGGGGCTGCGGGAACCGCTGGCACTGTTGATGGTTCACCCGGCACCGGCCTACCTGTTCCCGGCGCAGCTGTGGGCGGCGGAGCTGCGCGGCATCCACGACGAGATGCTCGCCGTCGCGGGGCGCGACAACGTCGTCGTCAGCGGCGACTTCAACGCCGACTACACCCAGCCGCAGTACCGGGCGCTGCTCACCGACGGCTATGCCGACGCCGCCGATCAGGTGGGTGCCGGGCTGGTGCCGACCATGCCGGCGTCCCGGTGGTATCCCGCTGTCACCGGCATCGACCGCGTCGTCACGAAGGGGGCGGTGGTGACGAGCCTCGAACGCATCGACATCGCCGGATCCGATCATCACGGCCTGGTGGCCGACGTCGGCCTGAGCACCGACGGTTCGTGA
- a CDS encoding co-chaperone YbbN produces MTAVVVLLIAVAATLAVGLALRARAGRVRASEPAATAGDERTVLLTEAGVTATGHPVVLHFSADWCGPCAAVRRVVGNVLAKLDASRTDGPAALDIELDIDENPALAKTLGVLSLPTTFILDGDLTERFRISGVPSAADLEAALVPLLETE; encoded by the coding sequence ATGACCGCTGTCGTCGTTCTACTGATCGCGGTCGCCGCCACCCTCGCCGTCGGTCTCGCGCTGCGGGCGCGAGCCGGGAGGGTGCGCGCGTCGGAACCTGCCGCGACGGCCGGCGACGAGCGGACCGTGCTCCTCACCGAGGCCGGGGTGACTGCGACCGGACACCCCGTCGTCCTCCATTTCTCCGCCGACTGGTGCGGCCCGTGCGCGGCGGTCCGTCGCGTCGTCGGGAACGTTCTCGCCAAGCTCGACGCATCCCGCACCGACGGTCCGGCCGCTCTCGACATCGAACTCGACATCGACGAAAACCCCGCCCTGGCAAAGACTCTCGGCGTCCTGTCGCTTCCCACCACGTTCATCCTCGACGGCGATCTGACCGAACGTTTCCGCATCTCCGGGGTGCCGTCGGCGGCCGACCTCGAAGCGGCCCTGGTCCCACTCCTCGAAACCGAGTGA
- the mshD gene encoding mycothiol synthase, producing MNTLQLDWIDSPPAAEIRDLVARATTADGTAPVSEQALHALTGPGAARHLTATVDGRVVGYAQLEPGHGDHPAMAEVVVDPDGRGAGTGRRLVAEALRSGGAGTRVWAHGNLPAAVAVAGRLDLIGARELLQLRRSLTEPLPDVVVPDDVTLRTYRGPEDDAELLRVNAAAFAWHPEQGTWTQRDIDERRSEPWFDPAGLFLAFPAEHGDGAPDRLLGFHWTKVHAPENDTPALGEVYVVGIDPDAQGRGLGRVLTLAGLHHLRARGLGTVLLYVEGDNTAALHTYERLGFERFHVDVAYTARG from the coding sequence ATGAACACTCTGCAGCTCGACTGGATCGATTCACCGCCGGCCGCGGAGATCCGGGACCTCGTCGCCCGCGCCACGACGGCCGACGGCACCGCGCCCGTGTCGGAGCAGGCGCTGCACGCACTCACCGGCCCCGGTGCGGCCCGGCACCTGACGGCGACGGTCGACGGCCGCGTCGTCGGTTACGCGCAGCTCGAGCCCGGGCACGGGGACCATCCGGCGATGGCGGAGGTCGTCGTCGATCCCGACGGCCGCGGGGCCGGGACCGGGCGCCGGCTCGTCGCGGAGGCGCTGCGTTCCGGAGGGGCGGGCACCCGGGTGTGGGCGCACGGCAACCTGCCGGCCGCCGTCGCCGTCGCCGGCCGGCTCGACCTGATCGGGGCGCGGGAACTGCTGCAGCTGCGCCGGTCGCTGACCGAGCCGCTGCCCGACGTCGTCGTGCCGGACGATGTCACGCTGCGCACGTACCGGGGCCCGGAGGACGACGCGGAGCTCCTGCGGGTCAATGCCGCCGCGTTCGCGTGGCATCCGGAGCAGGGCACGTGGACGCAGCGCGACATCGACGAACGCCGCAGCGAACCGTGGTTCGATCCTGCCGGACTGTTCCTGGCGTTCCCCGCAGAGCACGGCGACGGCGCCCCGGACCGTCTGCTGGGCTTCCACTGGACCAAGGTGCACGCGCCGGAGAACGACACCCCCGCACTCGGGGAGGTGTACGTCGTCGGAATCGACCCCGACGCGCAGGGCCGCGGCCTGGGCCGGGTGCTCACGCTGGCGGGCCTGCACCATCTGCGGGCCCGCGGTCTCGGCACCGTCCTGCTGTACGTCGAAGGGGACAACACCGCAGCTCTGCACACGTACGAGCGGCTCGGATTCGAGCGGTTCCACGTCGACGTCGCGTACACCGCGCGGGGCTGA
- a CDS encoding putative leader peptide, translating into MYSNHELMLTRRRAVDLCRLGGCCCPCC; encoded by the coding sequence GTGTACTCCAACCACGAGCTGATGCTCACCCGACGCCGCGCAGTCGACCTGTGCCGCCTCGGTGGTTGTTGCTGTCCCTGCTGTTGA
- the pstA gene encoding phosphate ABC transporter permease PstA — protein MTSVLDKPIKAPAFQGVGLRRRITDHTATVLVTLSVLIALVPLVWVLWTVIVKGLPAVTSQTWFTHSFSGLSASAQGGGIYHALVGTLLQGLFCAILAVPLGLFVAVYLVEYAGTSKLGKLTTFMVDILSGIPSIVAALFIYALWVATFGFPKSALAVSLALVLLMVPVVVRSTEEMLRIVPNDLREASYALGVPKWKTIMRIVVPTALPGTITGVMLALARVLGESAPLLILVGYAPFINFNLFGGEMGTLPGVMVAEMNNPTDAGSNRIWGAALTLILVIAILNVVAKVIGRFTAVRGK, from the coding sequence ATGACCAGCGTTCTCGACAAGCCGATCAAGGCACCCGCCTTCCAAGGGGTGGGCCTGCGCCGCCGCATCACCGATCACACCGCCACCGTGCTGGTCACCCTGTCCGTGCTGATCGCGCTCGTGCCGCTCGTGTGGGTGCTGTGGACGGTGATCGTCAAGGGCCTGCCGGCCGTCACGTCGCAGACGTGGTTCACGCACTCGTTCAGCGGCCTGTCCGCGTCCGCACAGGGCGGCGGCATCTACCACGCTCTCGTCGGCACTCTCCTGCAAGGCCTGTTCTGCGCGATCCTGGCGGTGCCGCTCGGCCTGTTCGTCGCCGTCTACCTCGTCGAATACGCGGGTACCTCGAAGCTCGGCAAGCTCACGACGTTCATGGTCGACATCCTCTCGGGCATCCCGTCGATCGTCGCCGCCCTGTTCATCTACGCGCTGTGGGTCGCCACGTTCGGCTTCCCCAAGTCGGCGCTGGCCGTGTCGCTCGCCCTGGTGCTGCTGATGGTCCCGGTCGTGGTCCGCAGCACCGAGGAAATGCTGCGGATCGTGCCGAACGACCTGCGGGAGGCGTCGTACGCGCTGGGCGTCCCCAAATGGAAGACGATCATGCGGATCGTCGTCCCGACCGCGCTGCCCGGCACCATCACCGGCGTCATGCTCGCCCTCGCCCGCGTCCTCGGCGAGAGCGCGCCGCTGCTGATCCTGGTCGGCTACGCACCGTTCATCAACTTCAACCTGTTCGGCGGCGAGATGGGCACCCTGCCCGGCGTGATGGTCGCCGAGATGAACAACCCGACCGACGCCGGCTCCAACCGGATCTGGGGTGCCGCACTGACCCTGATCCTCGTCATCGCGATCCTCAACGTCGTCGCCAAGGTGATCGGCCGCTTCACCGCCGTCCGCGGCAAGTGA
- a CDS encoding LmeA family phospholipid-binding protein, translated as MRKLIIGLVCLVGIAVVVDFGAAAYSEYRVSRALREGGSLTADPEVTIHGFPFLTQAWRGKYDDVEIRAQQVHRDMIGDVTIEATLNGVSVPASTILDGSVSQVPVDHLEGRMMIDATDLGKFLGIPDLQVSAPPADKSDGTGGSGGSGSPTTGGIVFTGTVPVGPLQTSVSVQADLVLRGEQLMIVATDFYYGPEGEADFSVPNPLRQGVLDLFTKTIDPQALPFGIMPTDVYAEGSQIVVEGIGDDLVIDLDRLQEAA; from the coding sequence GTGCGGAAACTGATCATCGGGCTGGTGTGCCTCGTCGGAATCGCCGTCGTCGTCGACTTCGGCGCCGCCGCCTACTCCGAGTACCGGGTGTCCCGGGCGCTACGTGAGGGCGGCTCGCTCACCGCCGACCCCGAGGTCACCATCCACGGCTTCCCGTTCCTCACCCAGGCGTGGCGCGGCAAGTACGACGACGTCGAGATCCGCGCCCAGCAGGTGCACCGGGACATGATCGGCGACGTGACGATCGAGGCGACCCTGAACGGGGTGTCCGTACCGGCGTCCACGATCCTCGACGGTTCCGTGTCCCAGGTGCCCGTCGACCATCTGGAGGGCCGGATGATGATCGACGCCACCGACCTGGGGAAATTCCTCGGCATCCCCGATCTGCAGGTGTCGGCGCCGCCGGCGGACAAGTCGGACGGCACCGGAGGATCCGGCGGATCCGGGTCGCCGACCACCGGCGGCATCGTGTTCACCGGCACCGTCCCGGTGGGCCCGCTGCAGACATCGGTGAGCGTGCAGGCCGACCTGGTGCTGCGCGGTGAGCAGTTGATGATCGTGGCCACCGACTTCTACTACGGCCCCGAGGGCGAGGCGGACTTCTCCGTCCCGAATCCGCTGCGCCAGGGAGTGCTCGACCTGTTCACCAAGACCATCGACCCGCAGGCACTCCCGTTCGGCATCATGCCCACCGACGTGTACGCCGAGGGATCGCAGATCGTCGTCGAGGGCATCGGCGACGATCTCGTCATCGATCTCGATCGTCTCCAGGAGGCCGCATGA
- a CDS encoding PLDc N-terminal domain-containing protein: MDRNNPTVPLIFDIQVLVIVGLTVAALVSIFRTRHDRAGSKFWWSVLTVVLPVIGPAAWFLFGAPPLRKRIH; this comes from the coding sequence ATGGACCGCAACAACCCGACCGTGCCGCTGATCTTCGACATCCAGGTGCTGGTCATCGTCGGGCTCACCGTCGCCGCACTGGTCTCGATCTTCCGGACCCGTCACGACCGCGCCGGGTCGAAGTTCTGGTGGTCGGTGCTCACCGTCGTCCTGCCCGTCATCGGGCCGGCCGCCTGGTTCCTGTTCGGGGCGCCGCCGCTGCGTAAGCGAATCCATTGA
- the pstB gene encoding phosphate ABC transporter ATP-binding protein PstB, translated as MAKRLDLKDVNIYYGKFHAVADVGLSVPPRSVTAFIGPSGCGKSTVLRSLNRMHEVTPGARVEGSVLLDGEDIYGSTVDPVGVRKTIGMVFQRPNPFPTMSIRDNVVAGLKLQGVRNKKELDEVAEKSLRGANLWNEVKDRLDKPGGGLSGGQQQRLCIARAIAVSPDVLLMDEPCSALDPISTLAIEDLITELKQDFTIVIVTHNMQQAARVSDQTAFFNLEATGKPGKLIEIDDTEKIFSNPTQKATEDYISGRFG; from the coding sequence ATGGCCAAGCGTCTGGATCTCAAGGACGTCAACATCTACTACGGCAAGTTCCATGCCGTCGCCGATGTGGGGCTGTCGGTACCGCCGCGCAGCGTCACCGCGTTCATCGGCCCGTCCGGCTGCGGCAAGTCGACGGTGCTGCGCTCCCTCAACCGCATGCACGAGGTGACGCCCGGCGCCCGCGTCGAGGGCTCCGTCCTTCTCGACGGTGAGGACATCTACGGTTCCACCGTCGACCCCGTCGGTGTCCGCAAGACCATCGGCATGGTGTTCCAGCGGCCCAACCCGTTCCCCACCATGTCGATCCGCGACAACGTCGTCGCCGGCCTCAAGTTGCAGGGCGTGCGGAACAAGAAGGAACTCGACGAGGTCGCCGAGAAGTCGCTGCGCGGCGCCAACCTGTGGAACGAGGTCAAGGACCGGCTCGACAAGCCCGGCGGTGGCCTGTCCGGTGGACAGCAGCAGCGTCTGTGCATCGCCCGCGCGATCGCCGTCTCCCCGGACGTGCTGCTCATGGACGAGCCCTGCTCGGCACTCGACCCGATCTCGACGCTCGCGATCGAGGACCTCATCACCGAACTCAAGCAGGACTTCACGATCGTCATCGTCACCCACAACATGCAGCAGGCCGCCCGCGTGAGCGACCAGACCGCATTCTTCAACCTCGAGGCCACCGGCAAGCCGGGCAAACTCATCGAGATCGACGACACCGAGAAGATCTTCTCCAACCCCACCCAGAAGGCCACCGAGGACTACATCTCGGGCCGCTTCGGCTGA
- a CDS encoding DUF4395 domain-containing protein, with product MSTPTLTAQQVDVRGPRFAAWVTTAVLVIVLIVSTVSPLVAGILLAAQAVVFAIGALAGPRRSPYGRLFAAVVSPRLGPVTEREPVAPLRFAQLVGLVFAAVGTVGFLAGAGLVGAVATGFALFAALLNAAFGVCLGCQIYPLVARLRGNTRNLA from the coding sequence ATGTCCACTCCCACCCTCACCGCACAGCAGGTCGACGTCCGCGGTCCACGTTTCGCCGCCTGGGTCACCACCGCCGTCCTGGTGATCGTCCTGATCGTGTCGACGGTGTCGCCGCTGGTCGCCGGCATCCTGCTGGCCGCGCAGGCCGTCGTCTTCGCGATCGGCGCCCTGGCCGGGCCGCGCCGCAGCCCGTACGGCCGACTGTTCGCGGCCGTCGTCTCCCCACGGCTGGGGCCGGTCACCGAACGTGAGCCCGTCGCACCGCTGCGGTTCGCACAGCTCGTCGGTCTCGTCTTCGCGGCCGTCGGCACCGTCGGTTTCCTCGCCGGCGCCGGGCTCGTCGGGGCCGTCGCGACCGGGTTCGCACTGTTCGCCGCGCTCCTCAACGCCGCTTTCGGGGTCTGCCTGGGCTGCCAGATCTACCCACTGGTCGCACGCCTGCGCGGCAACACCCGAAACCTGGCCTGA
- a CDS encoding FABP family protein: MRGSGNQAVEDAVVRAEDTAGRNIANLPGLPLPDDTANLRFGPDLNPGMLALIPLVGVWRGEGEGRDADGDYRFGQQIVVSHDGENYLTWESRSWRLDADGNYAAPDQRESGYWRVAGDGIPGSTNEEVIELLLTHASGVVELFYGQALTQSSWELGTDVVIRSESGELIGGAKRLYGIVEGGDLAYVEERVIADGPLEPRFSARLQRYAG, encoded by the coding sequence GTGCGCGGTAGCGGTAACCAGGCTGTCGAGGATGCCGTGGTTCGTGCCGAGGACACGGCGGGACGCAACATCGCGAACCTGCCGGGTCTGCCGCTACCCGACGACACCGCGAATCTTCGCTTCGGCCCGGACCTCAATCCGGGCATGCTCGCGCTGATCCCGCTCGTCGGCGTGTGGCGCGGTGAGGGCGAGGGTCGTGACGCCGACGGCGACTACCGTTTCGGCCAGCAGATCGTCGTCTCCCACGACGGTGAGAACTACCTGACCTGGGAGTCGCGGTCGTGGCGCCTGGACGCCGACGGTAACTATGCGGCCCCCGACCAGCGCGAGAGCGGTTACTGGCGTGTCGCCGGCGACGGCATCCCGGGCAGCACCAACGAGGAAGTCATCGAACTGCTGCTCACCCACGCCTCCGGTGTCGTCGAACTGTTCTACGGCCAGGCGTTGACGCAGTCGTCGTGGGAACTCGGCACCGATGTCGTGATCCGCTCCGAATCCGGTGAACTGATCGGTGGCGCCAAGCGCCTGTACGGCATCGTCGAAGGCGGTGACCTCGCCTACGTCGAGGAACGCGTCATCGCCGACGGCCCCCTCGAGCCGCGTTTCTCGGCGCGACTACAGCGCTACGCCGGCTAG
- a CDS encoding sulfurtransferase, with amino-acid sequence MARSDVLVSADWAEQNLTAPKTVFVEVDEDTSAYDGGHIEGAIKLDWRKDLQDAVRRDFLNQEQFSALLSAKGVANDDTVVLYGGNNNWFAAYAYWYFKLYGHQDVKLIDGGRKKWELDGRPLSKETVTRPATEYKAAAPDTSIRAFRDDVIAAIGSANLVDVRSPDEYSGKILAPAHLPQEQAQQRGHVPGAINIPWSTTANEDGTFKSDEDLAKLYADKGFDDSKETIAYCRIGERSSHTWFVLQEILGKQNVKNYDGSWVEYGSLVGAPIELGA; translated from the coding sequence ATGGCTCGCTCCGACGTCCTGGTCTCCGCAGACTGGGCCGAGCAGAATCTGACCGCACCCAAGACCGTCTTCGTCGAGGTCGACGAGGACACCTCCGCCTACGACGGCGGCCACATCGAGGGCGCGATCAAGCTCGACTGGCGCAAGGATCTGCAGGACGCGGTCCGCCGCGACTTCCTGAACCAGGAACAGTTCTCTGCGCTGCTGTCCGCGAAGGGCGTCGCGAACGACGACACCGTGGTCCTCTACGGCGGCAACAACAACTGGTTCGCCGCGTACGCGTACTGGTACTTCAAGCTGTACGGCCACCAGGACGTCAAGCTGATCGACGGTGGCCGCAAGAAGTGGGAGCTCGACGGCCGTCCGCTGTCGAAGGAGACCGTCACCCGCCCGGCCACCGAGTACAAGGCCGCAGCGCCCGACACCTCGATCCGCGCCTTCCGCGACGACGTGATCGCCGCGATCGGTTCCGCGAACCTGGTGGACGTCCGCTCCCCCGACGAGTACTCGGGCAAGATCCTCGCGCCGGCGCACCTGCCGCAGGAACAGGCACAGCAGCGTGGCCACGTCCCCGGCGCCATCAACATCCCGTGGAGCACCACCGCCAACGAGGACGGCACCTTCAAGTCCGACGAAGACCTCGCGAAGCTGTACGCGGACAAGGGCTTCGACGACTCCAAGGAAACCATCGCCTACTGCCGTATCGGCGAGCGCTCGAGCCACACCTGGTTCGTGCTGCAGGAGATCCTCGGTAAGCAGAACGTGAAGAACTACGACGGCAGCTGGGTCGAGTACGGCTCGCTGGTCGGCGCACCGATCGAGTTGGGAGCATAA
- the pstS gene encoding phosphate ABC transporter substrate-binding protein PstS has product MKLERNGAVFGAVVFGAVAAMTLTACGSDNNAASSTVDTSASTALCDGKDKLSGAGSSAQKNAMDEFTSTYIAACQNKGKSVNVAYNPSGSGDGRTQFIANQIDFAGSDSAIKGEQAEQAKQRCNGNDAWNLPLVFGPVALAYNLDGVDDLVLSGEVVAKIFNGTVTTWNDPAIAALNSGTELPDEKINPIFRSDSSGTSDNFQQYLEASSKGAWTVGAGSDFKGGVGEGAKGSAGVAQAVASAPGSITYVEKSFADQQKLAIAQIDNGSGPVELTQDTAGKAIANAAFKGSGTGDLTLDLKSIYGSTEAGTYPLILATYEIVCSAGYPADTSAAVKSFLTSAANEGQQTLADQGYVPLPESFRAKINESIAAIG; this is encoded by the coding sequence GTGAAGCTCGAGCGTAACGGCGCAGTGTTCGGAGCAGTGGTGTTCGGTGCTGTCGCGGCCATGACGCTGACGGCGTGCGGCAGCGACAACAACGCCGCCTCCTCGACGGTCGACACGTCCGCGTCCACGGCACTGTGTGACGGCAAGGACAAGCTGTCCGGGGCCGGGTCGTCGGCGCAGAAGAACGCGATGGACGAGTTCACCTCCACCTACATCGCGGCCTGCCAGAACAAGGGCAAGTCCGTCAACGTCGCCTACAACCCGAGCGGTTCCGGCGACGGCCGCACCCAGTTCATTGCGAACCAGATCGACTTCGCGGGCTCGGACTCGGCGATCAAGGGGGAGCAGGCCGAGCAGGCCAAGCAGCGCTGCAACGGCAACGACGCGTGGAACCTGCCGCTCGTGTTCGGCCCGGTCGCGCTCGCCTACAACCTCGACGGCGTCGACGACCTGGTCCTCAGCGGCGAGGTCGTCGCCAAGATCTTCAACGGCACCGTCACCACGTGGAACGATCCGGCGATCGCCGCCCTCAACTCGGGCACCGAGCTCCCGGACGAGAAGATCAACCCGATCTTCCGCTCCGACTCCTCGGGCACCAGCGACAACTTCCAGCAGTACCTCGAGGCGTCGTCCAAGGGCGCCTGGACGGTCGGCGCGGGCTCCGACTTCAAGGGTGGCGTCGGTGAGGGTGCCAAGGGTTCGGCGGGTGTCGCGCAGGCCGTCGCGTCGGCTCCCGGATCGATCACGTACGTCGAGAAGTCGTTCGCGGATCAGCAGAAGCTGGCGATCGCGCAGATCGACAACGGCTCCGGCCCGGTGGAGCTGACGCAGGACACCGCCGGCAAGGCGATCGCGAACGCCGCGTTCAAGGGTTCGGGCACCGGTGACCTCACCCTCGACCTGAAGTCGATCTACGGCAGCACCGAGGCCGGCACCTACCCGCTGATCCTGGCCACCTACGAGATCGTGTGCTCGGCCGGGTACCCCGCGGACACCTCCGCCGCCGTGAAGTCGTTCCTGACGAGTGCCGCGAACGAGGGCCAGCAGACGCTCGCCGACCAGGGCTACGTCCCGCTGCCGGAGTCGTTCCGCGCCAAGATCAACGAGTCGATCGCGGCCATCGGCTGA
- a CDS encoding response regulator transcription factor: MELLLLTSDPDPETVLPSLALLSHTVRPAPADVSSLLEAGAADVALVDARTDLAAARGLCRLLGTTGSAIPVVAVLTEGGLVAVNAEWGLDDILLPTTGPAELDARLRLLVGRNGGVTAPEATGKITLGELVIDEGTYTARLRGRPLDLTYKEFELLKYLAQHAGRVFTRAQLLQEVWGYDFFGGTRTVDVHVRRLRAKLGSDYESLIGTVRNVGYKAVRPPSRPGPAPTDPAPDDDPAPDGPDSSPAPTQGSAYR, translated from the coding sequence GTGGAGCTTCTGCTTCTGACCTCCGACCCCGATCCGGAGACGGTGCTGCCGTCGTTGGCCCTGCTGTCGCACACGGTGCGGCCGGCTCCGGCCGACGTGTCGTCACTTCTCGAGGCGGGTGCGGCGGACGTCGCGCTCGTCGATGCCCGCACCGATCTGGCCGCGGCGCGCGGCCTGTGCCGGTTGCTGGGGACGACGGGCTCGGCGATCCCGGTCGTGGCCGTCCTGACCGAGGGCGGACTCGTCGCCGTCAACGCGGAATGGGGTCTCGACGACATCCTGCTCCCGACGACCGGGCCGGCGGAACTCGATGCGAGACTGCGGTTGCTCGTCGGCCGCAACGGGGGTGTGACCGCGCCCGAAGCGACCGGCAAGATCACGCTCGGTGAGCTGGTGATCGACGAGGGGACGTACACCGCACGACTGCGGGGTCGTCCCCTCGATCTGACTTACAAGGAGTTCGAGCTCCTCAAATATCTCGCGCAGCACGCGGGCCGGGTGTTCACCCGCGCGCAGTTGCTGCAGGAGGTGTGGGGGTACGACTTCTTCGGCGGCACCCGCACCGTCGACGTCCATGTCCGACGGCTGCGTGCCAAACTCGGCTCGGACTACGAGTCCCTCATCGGGACCGTCCGCAACGTCGGCTACAAGGCGGTGCGTCCGCCGTCCCGGCCCGGCCCGGCGCCGACCGACCCGGCCCCCGACGACGATCCGGCTCCGGACGGACCGGACTCCAGCCCTGCCCCTACCCAAGGATCGGCATATCGATGA
- the pstC gene encoding phosphate ABC transporter permease subunit PstC, with protein sequence MTDASTRSTPRASGPADGGAGVGGPNGTPEAPITSSPETKNKAVTRPGDRIFGSFASGSAVFITLLVAAVGIFLIWRAVPALQRNEVNFLTSRVWDTVDIDAMAFGVLDLFITTVKVSVFALILAMPIALGIAIFLTEYAPKRLAGPLAYMIDLLAAVPSIVYGLWGLLVFAPAVAPVAMWLNEHLGWIPFFADGTGSIRGGGTVFTAGIVLAVMILPVITAVTREVFAQTPKAHIEAALALGATRWEVVRTTVIPFGKSGYISGSMLGLGRALGETMALYMILRTTSAPASWLGLNDSGSTIASKIALGYAEFNNDIQAGAYIAAGLVLFVLTFVVNAAARAVISGKRD encoded by the coding sequence ATGACTGACGCGAGCACACGGTCAACACCACGCGCCTCCGGCCCCGCGGACGGCGGGGCCGGGGTGGGCGGTCCGAACGGTACCCCGGAGGCCCCGATCACTTCCTCACCGGAAACGAAGAACAAGGCTGTCACCCGGCCCGGAGACCGGATCTTCGGTTCCTTCGCCTCGGGTTCGGCAGTTTTCATCACACTCCTCGTCGCGGCCGTCGGCATCTTCCTGATCTGGCGGGCGGTGCCCGCGTTGCAGCGCAACGAGGTCAACTTCCTCACCAGCCGGGTATGGGACACGGTCGACATCGACGCGATGGCGTTCGGTGTGCTCGACCTGTTCATCACCACCGTCAAGGTGTCGGTGTTCGCACTGATCCTGGCGATGCCGATCGCACTCGGCATCGCGATCTTCCTCACCGAATACGCGCCGAAACGCCTCGCCGGCCCCCTCGCGTACATGATCGACCTGCTGGCGGCGGTGCCGTCGATCGTCTACGGCCTGTGGGGGCTGCTGGTGTTCGCGCCGGCCGTCGCACCGGTCGCGATGTGGCTCAACGAGCACCTCGGCTGGATCCCGTTCTTCGCGGACGGCACCGGCTCGATCCGCGGCGGCGGCACCGTCTTCACCGCCGGCATCGTGCTCGCGGTGATGATCCTGCCGGTCATCACGGCCGTGACCCGCGAGGTGTTCGCCCAGACCCCCAAGGCGCACATCGAGGCGGCCCTCGCGCTCGGCGCGACCCGGTGGGAAGTGGTGCGCACCACCGTCATCCCGTTCGGCAAGTCCGGCTACATCAGCGGATCCATGCTCGGCCTGGGCCGCGCCCTCGGCGAGACCATGGCCCTCTACATGATCCTGCGGACCACGTCCGCGCCGGCATCGTGGCTCGGCCTCAACGACTCCGGCTCGACGATCGCGTCCAAGATCGCGCTCGGATACGCCGAGTTCAACAACGACATCCAGGCGGGCGCCTACATCGCCGCCGGCCTCGTCCTCTTCGTGCTCACCTTCGTGGTCAACGCGGCCGCACGCGCCGTGATCTCCGGAAAGCGGGACTGA